Genomic window (Drosophila willistoni isolate 14030-0811.24 chromosome 2L unlocalized genomic scaffold, UCI_dwil_1.1 Seg196, whole genome shotgun sequence):
GGCCCTGGGCAAGTCCAAGGCCAGCACCGTGGATTCGGATCTGCTATCAATGATGTCAGATCTCTTATGCGGCGTATGGATGATattgaattaaatattatgTCTATGCTTGCAGGAAGATGATGAAGAGGTGCCCGATTCTGATGAGGAGGGTTCCGATACTGGTTCCGAAAATGGTGAGTTATCCCCCGATCCCCAGCAGTCTTTTGGTTTTGGTGATGTTTGGTTTTATTCTAGCCTTTGCTTTAGGTCCCAATTTCTTGGGTTTTCCGCTCCGTAGTCATCGTAATCTAAACTTCAACATGGGCTCCTCAAGTGACGATGAGGATGACGAGCTCAACGATCTGCTCGAGGATACGGatgacggcgacgacgacgacgatgaggatgacaatgatgacgacgacgatggcggcggcgacgatgatgatgacaatcCATCCGATGTCGACTTGGAATTTGAATTTAGTGATTTTGGTAATTCACctctttgaaatttttgttctcTCCCTCACTCCCCCCCTTTCTCTTCTTCTAGATTGATTGTTACTGGCTCCGAGTTCGTGTCCACTTCGTTCCCACCAACCCGACGTTACATTTGTTCGCTTCCTTGTTGCCCTTGCGTTTGCCATGCGACTGCAAAAATCTGCTAACTTcaatatctacatatatagaaaCGGATAGTTCATAAGcatctttttttgtttcatttaaattactttaaaCAATGTTGTGTTTGCAAATTTAtataagagaaagagaaggaaacaacaaaaagaaaataaccaaaccgaCTGTgagaaaaaatatgtaaaaagtTATTGAGGaaattgttaaacaatttCTATTTGTACAAAGAGAAAAATAGTTAAATAGTTTTCTatcagcaaaagaaaaaaacaaaatattataaacatttaatttgtacacgatttttgtaaaataaaaaactaaagtcTACCTATGTAggtattaaacaaaaaaaacaaaaataaaatataagttTTGAAATCTCTTATTTGTTTcccaataaaaagaaaaaaagcctATTTTAAGCATGGAATTTGGCCGATTTTAGTCAAAGGAATTTGTTTTAAGGGTAGAAAGAGAAATCCAAGAAATAATTTGTAAAAGTTATTAAAGATAATTCTTCATTTCATACATAAAAGTGTGTATTAATAGTctaaaatatttgaaacaTTTGGAAAACTGATTTTAGTTGGGAGTAAAACTGGGAATTCCTAacttaaattaatttcatcGACCAATGTCGTCTATTAAGTCATAAATTTTAACCCTTAAATTCATCAAATTAAACTTATGATATAGATAGTGTTGGAATAAATTATTCCTCTTGCCATTAACTAAGTTCATATTAATGAAGTCATTAAAGAGTAATTTATTACGTATAATGATCACATAATGAACAGATTATAAGTGAAATTTATTCACAAGTTCAGTTCAGATTTTCTAAAAGTCTAATTCAACTTAAATGCCATTTAAACTTATTCAAATGAGAGATGAGTTCATCAGTTCATGAATTAACTTCGAAAGTCACCATGCGATTTGGAAAAAATCAACTATATAAGAAGATTGAGTACTAAAAATGTTTGCCTTCTTTAGGACCGATGCCGCTCCATTCTCTCTAGAGCCATACTAGAACCGAGTGTTTTCCACTCACTAGTCTCTGTTCTTATCTAATCGCATAGTTGAGCAGTTAAGTTTGGAAATCACATTACTCAGTGCCCGAAACGCACTtagtcagtcagccagtcgGTCGGTTGGGGAGTGAGTGAGTTAACTTTAGCTAAAGTTAAACCCCAAAAACTGAAGCAAATCCTTCAACAAATAGATAAATATGGATATATTGAGTCAACTTTTGAAGCTTTTATCGGTGTCGTTGTGCGTTTGTGTTTTGCGGTCAAGTTGAATGTGTTTTGTCGATGGtcgaaatataattttcaGTATTCTCAGTTTCGATTTGTCAACGATAGTGAACGGTTTAgcttgtttttggttttcggtTTGCAATGCTTTTTCGTCTGCTATTAATCATTTGCCTTTGGCTGGGATCTACCTGTGGTGGCTATGTGGAGCATCCGAATTTCTGCATCGAAACGGAACCTTTGCTCTTGGCCGACATAGGTCAACATGTGGTTATACCCAGTGAGAAGTCTTTAAACTGTCAAATTATAGCCACCACTTTGACATCGAATGAAAAGGTGAAGGAAAtagatacatagatatatatagtAACCATATATGGTTGGATCAAAACTGGTTCTCATTCATCTAAATCCTTAAATGAACACTTCAAAGTCACAAATAACAAAATGCATTTGCGAGGTCGCTAAATTCATATGCTTGACCCTTTCATTTCATCAATAATTCATCAATAATCCAAACCCTCCACTCCACACGCCTCTTCAGAATATTGTCTCTGATATTTGCAATTGAATTAGTGTGCGCCTGAAAGAAAAGTGTCTTATAGATAATGCCAATTGAATGGCAGATAagcaatacatacatatatagatatatattaatttatatacttttattatttattagcCATCAATTGATTAATCCATGCTGTAACTTCCTCCTTTAGGCGAGTTTCATTGATACCATGTGTGCAGATCATGGCTCATTGACGGTGAAACAGGACAATCATCATTATTTAAGGCTCCGCAATGGAGAACTCAGTGGGCGTGGCAGTCAAGAAGATATATGCGAAAATCAAGCGAAATCTGTTCTTGCCTGGGTTCCCTATCAAATGGTCTTGGAGCACTATGCCCGCGAACTGAATCCCAAGGAGCGTCTCACCTACATAGCCAAGGCCACCAATGTGGAGAGGGAAAAAACGGAATTGTGTCATTTTAGGCACACAGATTTGGTCAATAAAGTGGTCGATGGTCTCTTTACATGTGTGGTCATGATTTTTGGTGATAATTTTGTaagttatttaaaaaaaaactcattcAAATTGCTTCTAAAGAAGTTCTTGGCTCTTTCTTTCAGTATGGCGTGGAGGATAATATCAATGTACTGGTGGAATTGGAGCCACTGATGTATCAACTGAGGAACATCACCTATATGCCTTGGCGTAATACCACCAATAGCTATAAAATGAATCTGGGCAGTAGTGTCCTCAAGAATCCCGGTCATGAACGTAAACCCATTTATGGCAGCATCAATTATTCCTTTGTGGAGAAGTTACGCCTGAATGTGAGCAGCATCTATCAGGTGGATGAGACTCTGGAAAAGCTCCCATTGCTCCTGGAACATCGTGGTTCAGTGCTGGAACTGGATGCAAATGGCATTGGTGGTCTACAGGTGGACGAAAAGGCCTATTTTGGACGCAGTATGGATCCCTTGAGTGAGGTCAGAGTTCAGGTCATCGGCCAGTGGGTGGATCAGTATCGTGAGTTCAGTGCGGATATCTATGAATATTATGGACATGGATTAAGACGCTATAAACAGGCACTCAGTCAGGCCAAACTTACCCTAGTGCGCGTAGATAATACAGAGCCCGTGTTTGAGGCTCCCGAATCGAGTAACCTGGCCAAAGCATCGCTCTTCCGGGAACCCAGTGGTTCTAGTCACTCCAAATTGATGGTAAATGGTTCCCACTCCAATTTTACAGAATGGGAGCAAGCCGTGGATGATGATTCTGCAGAGGAATCGTCTGGTTTCTATGGCTGGTTTGTGGTCACCTGTCTATTGGTGGCTCTGGCCATCATCCTAAGTGTTTTCGCCATCGTCCGCTCCCAAAGCAGACGACTCCAGGAGAGGCAAAAATATGAAGTAGCCAATCAAAATGCCCAACAGccttaataataataacaaaacttgaatttatatttttctacatatatgtatgtatatcctCTTTATTTGCAgttaataaaacagaaaactcGATAAACCGAAttgtaaatattatttaaatgtcaTGAATTAAACAACTGTCATTTAAATATTACAAACTATTTGCTAAAATGATTTTTACTCCGAGCAAGAgtatttgtttcgttttgcaTTAGTTGTGTTtatgctgctgttgttgctgttgttgtgtgtgatgtgttttttctttcttgtggaaaaactattaattaattgagagaaaaaataattgtttcaTATAAGCAGACGAAAGGAAACCCATGAACTGCTGCGAATTTGCATTTTAAGAGAGAGTAAGTCCCCAAGATACAGAAAAATGCATTGTATAAATgcattaatgtttttttttatttgccatttagtttaattatttaagacactataaatatttaattagtaATTTTCACACAACAcactttgaaattaaattctaatagAGATGACAGTAATGCAACGAGAATATTTCAAACGCAGATTGCCACATTTGCTGATACACTATTTTAAGAACAGTTTAAATATTGCAATAAATTAGCCAAGAGGCAGACACTCCACACTTTGTTTGcatacaaattgtttataatttacTATTTtgagaagttttttttttgattcaaCTTCTGCACAACACTGCTATCGCAACTATCGTGTCACGAGGCAACGCCCGAGTTGGCAGCTCTCCAAATTGTGCTGTACACGCCTATCatctcactcacacacagaggAGTGAAGCAGAGCAATAGAGAAATTCATTCAtcgagtttttattaattttgtgcTACATCTAgttatttcatttaaacacCTTTAGAATAAACCAACTGGTGTGTTTTGGCATTTGTgtgttgtttatgtttttgaGCCGCCAACTCGAATAGCAAATGAAATCGTGtaaaaaatgtgaaattttCTCTCGTTTTTAATATTGTGACGCGGCCATTGCAAAACGCAAAGCAACGGCAACGACTTCGACGGCGACGAGTCAACatttttataacaaaaatacaTTGGCATTGGCCCCcacaaaattatataaataccGCAGCGCAGGTAAGTCAAAGCAACATTTCCAGTTAAATGGTTTAATAAAATTCCAAGCAAATTTTGATGCCCAAATCTGAGAATGTAAATAAAGCCAAggatttaattaattaaaaaaaaaaaataaggaaagattatttgtttcgtttttattaTATGATTTTTTCTCTGTATAACACTATATAGATGTCTCTTTCTAACAAGACAGAGTTGCAGCTGATTTTTGCCTAGGCCGGTTATCGAGAAAGTTAtcgaatttgaaaatttgaatctttgctggaattttattaaattgttttcttcAAAGTACATTAAAAGTAcattacaaattttatttttagagtATTTGATTGCTTGAAATGGACCGCAAGAAGGTACTGGAATTGGATAAAATTTGTCGTGTTTGCATATCGGAACGAAAAGAGATGAGACCTTTGTTTAGTGAAA
Coding sequences:
- the LOC6639705 gene encoding uncharacterized protein LOC6639705 — translated: MLFRLLLIICLWLGSTCGGYVEHPNFCIETEPLLLADIGQHVVIPSEKSLNCQIIATTLTSNEKASFIDTMCADHGSLTVKQDNHHYLRLRNGELSGRGSQEDICENQAKSVLAWVPYQMVLEHYARELNPKERLTYIAKATNVEREKTELCHFRHTDLVNKVVDGLFTCVVMIFGDNFYGVEDNINVLVELEPLMYQLRNITYMPWRNTTNSYKMNLGSSVLKNPGHERKPIYGSINYSFVEKLRLNVSSIYQVDETLEKLPLLLEHRGSVLELDANGIGGLQVDEKAYFGRSMDPLSEVRVQVIGQWVDQYREFSADIYEYYGHGLRRYKQALSQAKLTLVRVDNTEPVFEAPESSNLAKASLFREPSGSSHSKLMVNGSHSNFTEWEQAVDDDSAEESSGFYGWFVVTCLLVALAIILSVFAIVRSQSRRLQERQKYEVANQNAQQP